From the Pseudomonas monsensis genome, the window TCGAAGAATTCATCGTCGCCTGCGAAATGGATGCGCGCGGACGCAAAGGGCTGGAGCAGCGTAGTTATCCACAAGCGGATTATTTGCGCGGCGCGGCCAAGGTAGCGCGTGGCGTGGCAGTACAGCCGTTGCTGGAGAAAGGGTTCAAAGGCCCGGAGCTGGGCGAGGCGCTCAAGCGCGAGCGGCTCAAGGCATTGAAGGCTTACAAAGAAGCGGCGTCAGCCTGAAAGGCTTCGCGAGCAAGCCCTCCCCCACATTGCAATGCACTTCTCTGTGGGAGCGGGCTAGCTCGCGAAGGCGTCGGTCAGCTCACATCAAATCAGCAGGCGTGAGCTGTTCGCCCCGCCACTCGAACGCCACTGGCGCCAGTACCTGATCAATCTGCGCCTCGGCCCACACTGTCGCGAAGCTTTTTCCCACACCCGGATGCAGGCGATCCGGCGCAATCAGCGACAGCGGCCACAGCACAAAGGCGTTTTTCAGGATTTCGGCGCGCGGCAGCGTCAATCCATCGAAATTCCCCACCAGATCGCCGTACAACAGCACGTCGATATCCAATGGCAAACCCTTGCGATCCGGCGCGTAACGGCCGTTGTCAGCCTCGATGAACTTCAAGCGGCGATCCAGCTCCATCAGCGACAGATCGGTGTAGGCCGACACCACGAAGTTGAAGAACGGCCCACTCTTGATTCCCACTGGCTGGCTTTCGAATACCGCCGAACAGCGGATATCGACCAAGAACGTCGCCAATGCGTCGAGACCTGCACGCAAATGGGTTTCACGCTCGATATTGCTACCGAGCCCGAGATAAATCTGAGTCAGCGACATCCGCGCTCGATCTCCACGCCCACGCCACCCTTGGCCGCCGGCACGGCGCCGGGCTTGGTCAATTTCAGACGCACCCAAGTGATCTTGAACTCACTCATCAGCACTTCCACCAGACGCTCGGCGAACGTCTCGACCAATTGGAACTGTGCCTGCTCGGCAAAGGCCTGGATGCGCGTGGAGACGCTGGCGTAATCGAGCGCCAGGGTCAGGTCGTCACCGGCCGCCGCCGGACGATTGTCCCAGGCGAAGCTCAGGTCAAGACGCAGACACTGGCGGATGCCGCGCTCCCAGTCGTAGGCACCGATCACGGTGTCGACTTCCAGGCCCTCGATAAACACTCTGTCCAAGCACTTCTCTCCGCTGCACGACAAGGGCGCAATGCGCCGTTAGAATCAGGGCGTCCTCGCCCGGAATAGTTAGCATGTTTTGGTTACTGGCGACTCTCGCCTACCTGCTCGGCTCTCTGTCCTTCGCCATTTTGCTCAGCCGCCTCACCGGAAACCCGGATCCGCGAATGAGTGGCTCGGGCAATGCCGGCGCCACCAACATGCTGCGCCTGGCCGGTCGCAAACTGGCGATCCTGACCCTGCTGGGTGATCTGTGCAAAGGCCTGGTGCCGGTGCTGATCGCAGCGGCCATGGGCCTTTCGCTGCAGGATCAGGCCTGGATCGGCGTGTGCGCCGTGATCGGTCACCTGTTCCCGCTGTACTTCCGCTTTCGCGGCGGCAAAGGCGTCGCCACGGCTGCCGGCATGCTGCTGGGCCTGTATCCGCCCGCCGCGCTGCTGGCGGTGTGTGCCTGGCTGCTGACGTTCTACCTGACCCGCACCAGCTCGCTGGCGGCGCTGATCGCCACGCCGCTGACCCTGCCCTTGCTGGCCTGGCAGGAACCGGAAGCGCTATTGCCGATGAGCGCGTTGACGCTACTGATCGTCTGGCGCCACCGCGGCAATCTACGCGACCTGTTTGCCGGGCGCGAACGGCATTTTTAAATACCGCCCGTGAACGCCGCTCATCACAGCGCCGACAACTGCTCCATCGGCCAGCGCGCCTGCACGCTGATCGCCAGACTTTCCTGCTGACCGGCCTGCAAACGCTGGCAACCGGCAAACGCGATCATCGCGCCATTGTCGGTGCAGAACTCGGGACGGGCATAAAACACATCGCCCTTCATATCGCCGAGCATCTTTTCCAGCGAAACACGCAACGCCTTGTTGGCACTGACGCCGCCAGCGATCACCAGACGCTTCATCCCGGCCTGTTTCAGGGCACGCTTGCACTTGATGGTCAAAGTCTCCACCACGGCCTGCTGGAACGCCAGCGCGATGTCGCAACGGGCTTGCTCGCCGTCGTCCCCGGCGCTGACGCATTGCTGCCAGGTGTTGAGAGCAAAGGTTTTCAGGCCGCTGAAGCTGAAATCCAGGCCCGGGCGATCACACATCGGACGCGGAAAGGTAAAACGTCCTGCGACGCCCTTCTCGGCCAGCTTGGCGATTTCCGGTCCGCCCGGATAATTGAGGCCCATCATTTTTGCGGTCTTGTCGAACGCTTCGCCGGCGGCATCGTCGAGCGTTTCGCCGAGCAGGCTGTATTGGCCGATGCCATCGACCTGAACCAGTTGCGTATGACCGCCGGAGACCAACAAAGCGACGAACGGAAATTCCGGCGGTTTTGGCTCCAGCATCGGCGCCAGCAAGTGGCCTTCCATGTGGTGCACACCGAGTGCCGGAATGCCCCAGGCAAACGCCAGTGCCTGCGCGCAGGAAGCACCCACCAGCAGCGCGCCGACCAGGCCAGGACCCGCGGTGTAGGCGATGGCGTCGATCTCGGTCGGCACGCAGTCAGCCTCGGCCAACACCTGACGAATCAAGGGCAGCATGCGCTTGACGTGGTCACGCGAGGCCAGCTCCGGCACTACACCGCCATAGACGCGGTGCAGGTCGATCTGACTGAACAGCGCATCGGCCAGCAGACCGCGTTCACTGTCATATAATGCGACGCCGGTTTCGTCGCAGGAGGTTTCTAATCCCAGTACTAGCATGGGTTTGCGCCTTGTTTAGGCTGAATTCGAAGGCGCGCATAATAGTCGCCACGCGATGCCCCGACTAGCGGTTTTCGATCAGAGGCTTTGCATTCCGAGCGATGAGGGGTTAACATCCGCAACCCTTAAAAACCGACGTCTTCAAGTGCTCTTTTGCCGCGAGGATGTTGACCCCGGTAATGAATGAAGGTAGCTCTGGATGCCAGCCGTCAAAGTTAAAGAGAACGAACCCTTCGACGTAGCTCTGCGTCGTTTCAAGCGCTCCTGCGAAAAAGCCGGTGTACTGGCTGAAGTTCGTAGCCGCGAATTTTACGAGAAGCCAACTTCTGAGCGTAAGCGCAAAGCAGCAGCCGCTGTTAAGCGTCACGCCAAGAAAGTTCAGCGCGAACAGCGCCGCGCCGTTCGTCTGTACTAATACGCAGACGATCGTAGCAAGCTTCTGCCAAGCCCGGCCCTCAGCCGGGCTAATGGCATTTGCGTAAAAACGCTTGATGCTTCACCGTCGAAGCCGCACACGCGACCTAGACAAACCCGCTTCACCGCGTCAGGCCTGGCTCTTTTGCCAGCGGTGCACGTCTTTTCTGACGAGCCTTTCAAGGCTACTGACGAGCACACCCACTGATTCCTCTCACGACGATCAGCCCAAGGCACCTGCATGCGTGCCCGCTTTATTGAGCTATCCGAGGCCCTTGACTGGCCGTCAGCGGATTCAGCGCAACACTTTCAAATAGTCGAAGGCTGATTGTTACTAACGTCAGTGGATTTTCGGCAGATACACTTCCCGACAGCGATTACGCAACCGAACCCGGTCGAACCGCCCATTGTGTGCGTTTCACTCAAGACCTGCGTCCGGCCGCCCTTCGCATCGGACTCATTACAGCGCAGACGAGAACGCCATGGCCGGGCTGATTCCCCAGAGCTTCATTGACGACCTGCTGAACCGCACCGACATCGTCGATGTGGTGAGCTCGCGCGTGCAATTGAAGAAGGCCGGCAAGAATTACACCGCCTGTTGCCCGTTTCACAAAGAGAAAACCCCGTCCTTCAGCGT encodes:
- the folK gene encoding 2-amino-4-hydroxy-6-hydroxymethyldihydropteridine diphosphokinase, which codes for MSLTQIYLGLGSNIERETHLRAGLDALATFLVDIRCSAVFESQPVGIKSGPFFNFVVSAYTDLSLMELDRRLKFIEADNGRYAPDRKGLPLDIDVLLYGDLVGNFDGLTLPRAEILKNAFVLWPLSLIAPDRLHPGVGKSFATVWAEAQIDQVLAPVAFEWRGEQLTPADLM
- the plsY gene encoding glycerol-3-phosphate 1-O-acyltransferase PlsY, whose product is MFWLLATLAYLLGSLSFAILLSRLTGNPDPRMSGSGNAGATNMLRLAGRKLAILTLLGDLCKGLVPVLIAAAMGLSLQDQAWIGVCAVIGHLFPLYFRFRGGKGVATAAGMLLGLYPPAALLAVCAWLLTFYLTRTSSLAALIATPLTLPLLAWQEPEALLPMSALTLLIVWRHRGNLRDLFAGRERHF
- the rpsU gene encoding 30S ribosomal protein S21, encoding MPAVKVKENEPFDVALRRFKRSCEKAGVLAEVRSREFYEKPTSERKRKAAAAVKRHAKKVQREQRRAVRLY
- the tsaD gene encoding tRNA (adenosine(37)-N6)-threonylcarbamoyltransferase complex transferase subunit TsaD, with amino-acid sequence MLVLGLETSCDETGVALYDSERGLLADALFSQIDLHRVYGGVVPELASRDHVKRMLPLIRQVLAEADCVPTEIDAIAYTAGPGLVGALLVGASCAQALAFAWGIPALGVHHMEGHLLAPMLEPKPPEFPFVALLVSGGHTQLVQVDGIGQYSLLGETLDDAAGEAFDKTAKMMGLNYPGGPEIAKLAEKGVAGRFTFPRPMCDRPGLDFSFSGLKTFALNTWQQCVSAGDDGEQARCDIALAFQQAVVETLTIKCKRALKQAGMKRLVIAGGVSANKALRVSLEKMLGDMKGDVFYARPEFCTDNGAMIAFAGCQRLQAGQQESLAISVQARWPMEQLSAL
- the folB gene encoding dihydroneopterin aldolase — translated: MDRVFIEGLEVDTVIGAYDWERGIRQCLRLDLSFAWDNRPAAAGDDLTLALDYASVSTRIQAFAEQAQFQLVETFAERLVEVLMSEFKITWVRLKLTKPGAVPAAKGGVGVEIERGCR